A window of the Aspergillus flavus chromosome 6, complete sequence genome harbors these coding sequences:
- a CDS encoding P-loop containing nucleoside triphosphate hydrolase protein, which produces MTIVFEDPTTGIIDKEKKGDSKHSIDRVIPCFFFSSFFVFFHFLILIDCGVGKSCLTAQFVQNVWIESYDPTIEDSYRKQIEVDGRQCILEILDTAGTEQFSKSPCNGTASVLSTNTALAAMRELYMKQGQGFLLVFSITSMSSLNELSELREQIIRIKDDEKVPIVIVGNKSDLEEDRAVPRARAFALSQSWGNAPYYETSARRRANVNEVFIDLCRQIIRKDLQGNSKGRDEPPKRENSNRPDRKRERRQKSKRKGPCVIL; this is translated from the exons ATGACTATTGTTTTTGAGGATCCAACCACCGGGATAatcgacaaggagaagaagggagacaGCAAGCATTCCATAGATAGGGTCAttccttgtttctttttttcttctttttttgttttctttcatttcttgattttgataGACT GTGGAGTGGGAAAGAGTTGTCTTACTG CTCAATTTGTCCAAAATGTGTGGATTGAGAGCTATGACCCGACGATCGAAGATTCATATCGCAAACAGATCGAGGTAGAC GGGCGACAATGCATTTTGGAAATTCTGGACACTGCAGGAACAGAACAATTCAGTAAGTCTCCCTGTAACGGTACGGCCTCGGTCTTGTCCACTAACACAGCCCTAGCTGCCATGAG AGAACTTTACATGAAACAGGGACAAGGGTTTCTCCTGGTATTTTCCATCACGAGCATGTCCTCGTTGAACGAGCTGTCCGAACTACGCGAACAGATCATCCGCATCAAAGATGACGAGAAAGTCCCCATCGTCATCGTAGGTAATAAATCCGACCTGGAGGAGGACCGCGCGGTGCCCCGTGCTCGCGCCTTCGCGCTCTCCCAGAGCTGGGGCAATGCCCCTTACTATGAGACATCGGCTCGCCGACGAGCCAACGTCAACGAGGTCTTCATTGACCTCTGCCGACAGATCATCCGAAAGGACCTGCAAGGCAACTCCAAGGGTCGCGACGAACCGCCCAAGCGGGAAAATTCGAATCGACCCGATCGCAAGCGAGAACGACGACAGAAGTCGAAGCGTAAAGGACCTTGTGtgattctataa
- a CDS encoding cytochrome c oxidase assembly protein PET191-domain-containing protein (short chain dehydrogenase) has translation MPNSCKDIRDALAQCLQESDCIMVQRHTPRECLSEPLVDTLPMRCQQLRKGYGECKRGLIDMRKRFRGNQPLAGASEMEGGKRNKPEQLYAGKPAFESVKEISGDEVQMDPEKTRGL, from the exons ATGCCGAACTCATGCAAAGACATCC GCGATGCATTGGCCCAATGCCTCCAGGAATCCGACTGTATAATGGTCCAGCGCCACACGCCCCGTGAATGTTTGAGCGAGCCGCTAGTTGATACACTGCCCATGCGATGCCAACAGCTGCGGAAAGGGTACGGCGAGTGCAA GCGGGGTTTGATCGATATGCGCAAGCGATTCCGTGGAAACCAGCCACTCGCGGGTGCCAGCGAAATGGAAGGCGGGAAGCGGAACAAGCCTGAACAGTTATATGCTGGGAAGCCCGCCTTTGAGTCCGTCAAAGAGATCAGTGGGGATGAGGTCCAGATGGATCCGGAGAAGACAAGGGGCCTGTGA
- a CDS encoding putative DEAD box helicase (involved in nonsense mediated decay), with amino-acid sequence MKPSSHSSIPSDGSHHTQPKKPAARPAVPVNLDVRAYFAEGAPDNSQPWLLNPEIPSPDEIMGTGSETEFVDLLPNRIVGPWSSKNEYLKAHYELLREDAVAPLRDAVAYFREDPDIQDMNIVSIYEKVHIVGITFAQQGVATRIQFSTIRSGKNIVWEYSKRLRTGTIVALSPSDDSFRNKCVVAVVAARPLNGVKQHPPEIDIYFARSIDADFDPHQEWVMVEARDGYFESMRHTMTALQKMSRERFPLAEQICLLHPNTDTPEYVKAGPVMDIQSAICPSGEEGKINILESWPRYPTGDLDATQWRALEQMLTKSLAVIQGPPGTGKTFVSVIALRILLSNMNPGDPPIIVASQTNHALDQLLRHISRFERDYIRLGGRSSDPEIRKRTLFEVRQNEPSAAIQGSVLGQAQRRYNKYHHTIADLLQNFSAENDDVLLPPELFAKYGLLTATQCDLLAKGAKGWIRPNDEEDDNPLLAWLGEHVVPFEVHYSTETFGFEEDEIDLEYEQLKELEAEQGNEEEDRELLKGPFICLRERFCGQSTSAAEEASRKYLKEPDLWKVPVKARGGVYNTLRKLLKDKIRSKFQSLVTLNTNNCKDLRIGKWERDNHLLQDAKLIGMTTTGLSKYRALVSSLKPKVVLIEEAAEAIEAPIAAACFDSLQHMILVGDHQQLRGSCSVQDLQGEPFFLDISMFERLVNNGIQYETLRRQRRMAPEIRRLLEPLYGELHDHPSVLERPRVPGMGDFRSYFFSHNWPESNDSLSSKYNEKEAEMIVGFFMHLVLNGVAVKDITVLTFYNGQRKKLLKLFKGNSYLQGQYVNVVTVDSFQGEENEIVILSLVRSGRPTIGFLSIENRVCVALSRARTGFYMFGDSTALADADSLWWQVVTLMGGKNPKRRLGFYLPLTCTKHENVIYKKDPSEWDTAYGGCDLPCNERLGCGHRCSLPCHSFSHDQVKCTEVCDRQMRCGHKCDKPCYEIHTCFCGCPLNFAVECKSEAMGALRSKLDGCILEEDSHRLAAIRSYQAFANGGSKEQDQRLLRMAELGK; translated from the exons ATGAAACCATCGAGTCACTCGAGTATTCCTAGTGATGGGTCGCACCACACGCAACCCAAGAAACCAGCAGCCCGCCCCGCTGTCCCAGTCAACCTGGATGTCAGAGCTTACTTCGCCGAGGGAGCCCCCGATAATTCTCAGCCGTGGCTTTTAAATCCAGAAATCCCATCACCTGATGAGATAATGGGAACTGGATCCGAGACTGAATTCGTTGATCTGCTGCCAAACCGGATCGTGGGCCCCTGGAGCTCGAAGAACGAGTATCTGAAAGCCCACTATGAGTTGCTTAGAGAAGACGCAGTCGCTCCTCTACGGGACGCCGTAGCATACTTTCGAGAGGATCCAGATATCCAAGACATGAATATTGTATCTATCTACGAGAAG GTACACATTGTAGGTATTACCTTTGCACAACAAGGTGTAGCGACTCGGATACAGTTTTCCACCATTAGATCGGGAAAGAATATAGTCTGGGAATACTCTAAGCGGTTAAGAACAGGTACCATTGTTGCACTTTCTCCATCAGATGATTCGTTCAGAAACAAATGTGTTGTTGCTGTCGTGGCAGCCCGGCCACTAAACGGTGTAAAGCAACATCCTCCAGAGATTGACATTTATTTCGCGCGGTCTATAGATGCAGATTTCGATCCTCACCAAGAATGGGTCATGGTTGAGGCTAGAGATGGCTACTTCGAGTCGATGAGACATACGATGACAGCTTTGCAGAAAATGAGCCGAGAAAG GTTTCCACTCGCCGAACAAATCTGCTTACTCCATCCTAATACTGATACTCCCGAGTATGTCAAAGCAGGTCCAGTCATGGACATACAGTCCGCTATCTGTCCatctggagaagaaggcaaaatTAATATCCTGGAAAGCTGGCCTAGATATCCAACAGGTGATCTGGATGCCACCCAATGGAGGGCTTTGGAGCAGATGCTTACAAAAAGTCTTGCCGTTATTCAAGGGCCGCCAGGAACCGGCAAAACATTCGTCTCTGTGATTGCGTTGAGGATTTTGCTGTCCAATATGAACCCAGGAGATCCACCTATAATCGTCGCCTCGCAGACAAACCATGCTCTAGATCAGCTCCTGAGGCACATTTCTCGGTTTGAGAGGGACTATATTCGCTTGGGAGGCAGAAGTAGTGACCCTGAGATTAGAAAGCGCACCCTATTTGAAGTCCGACAAAATGAACCCAGTGCTGCCATACAAGGCAGTGTTCTTGGACAGGCCCAAAGGCGATACAATAAATACCATCACACGATTGCTGATCTCTTGCAGAACTTCAGTGCTGAGAACGATGACGTTCTCCTTCCGCCTGAGCTTTTCGCAAAGTATGGCCTACTGACTGCAACACAATGTGACTTGCTCGCGAAGGGGGCAAAGGGCTGGATACGACCcaacgacgaagaggatgataatCCCTTGCTAGCCTGGCTTGGAGAGCATGTGGTGCCATTCGAAGTGCACTACTCAACTGAGACCTTTggcttcgaagaagatgagattgATCTGGAGTATGAACAGCTCAAAGAACTAGAAGCCGAACAGGGcaatgaagaggaggaccGTGAACTTCTTAAAGGACCATTCATATGTCTTCGTGAAAGGTTCTGCGGACAAAGTACTTCGGCCGCTGAGGAAGCTAGCCGGAAGTATCTGAAGGAACCCGACCTGTGGAAAGTACCGGTCAAAGCACGTGGAGGAGTATACAATACTCTTCGAAAGCTGCTCAAAGATAAAATCAGGTCGAAGTTCCAAAGCTTGGTTACACTTAATACAAACAATTGCAAAGACCTCCGCATTGGAAAGTGGGAACGGGATAatcatctcctccaggaTGCCAAGTTGATTGGGATGACAACAACGGGCCTTAGCAAGTACCGAGCTCTAGTATCAAGCTTAAAACCAAAAGTTGTTCTGATAGAAGAAGCAGCCGAAGCCATTGAAGCACCGATAGCAGCTGCTTGCTTCGATTCTCTTCAACATATGATCCTTGTGGGAGATCACCAACAACTCAGGGGGAGTTGCTCGGTACAGGACCTTCAGGGCGAACCGTTCTTCCTGGATATCTCAATGTTTGAAAGACTTGTGAATAATGGGATTCAATACGAGACGCTTAGAAGACAGAGGCGGATGGCGCCAGAGATACGACGGTTGCTGGAGCCCCTTTACGGCGAGCTTCATGACCACCCGTCAGTACTTGAACGCCCCAGAGTGCCAGGAATGGGGGATTTCAGATCATACTTCTTTTCTCACAATTGGCCAGAAAGCAATGACAGCTTATCCTCGAAGTACAATGAGAAGGAAGCGGAAATGATTGTTGGATTCTTTATGCACCTGGTACTCAACGGCGTTGCGGTAAAGGACATAACGGTTCTGACATTCTATAAtggtcaaagaaaaaagctgCTGAAGCTATTCAAAGGGAACTCCTATCTTCAGGGTCAGTATGTGAATGTTGTGACAGTTGATTCgtttcaaggagaagaaaacgagaTAGTGATTCTATCACTTGTGAGGAGCGGCCGGCCTACTATCGggtttttatctatagagAATAGGGTCTGCGTTGCGCTTTCGCGTGCTAGGACTGGTTTTTATATGTTTGGAGACTCTACTGCGCTTGCTGATGCAGATTCCCTCTGGTGGCAAGTAGTCACCCTCATGGGGGGCAAGAACCCAAAACGAAGGCTTGGTTTTTATCTACCTTTAACATGCACCAAGCATGAAAACGTGATATACAAGAAAG ATCCCTCTGAGTGGGACACTGCCTATGGCGGATGTGATCTCCCATGTAACGAACGTCTAGGCTGCGGGCACAGATGTTCTCTACCATGCCATAG TTTCTCCCATGATCAAGTCAAGTGCACCGAGGTCTGTGATCGACAGATGCGATGTGGTCACAAGTGTGACAAACCATGTTATGAGATTCACACCTGTTTCTGTGGGTGCCCGTTGAACTTCGCCGTTGAGTGTAAGTCGGAAGCGATGGGGGCATTGCGCTCTAAACTGGATGGATGTATACTTGAGGAGGACAGTCACCGCCTGGCTGCCATTCGAAGCTACCAAGCCTTTGCAAACGGTGGATCCAAGGAACAGGACCAACGACTCCTCAGGATGGCCGAGTTAGGCAAGTAG
- a CDS encoding putative triglyceride lipase-cholesterol esterase (unnamed protein product) — protein MARVPVIGRLFWFEYLALFASLILVLLEWVIHIITFCLPETVIKFFYDRSKTIFNLFITPEDEGKRSKEERIATAVAQASDFVDICALFGYQTEEHIVQTGDGYLLGLHRLAYRRGEEKMRVNQGKGGVRKKVVFLHHGLMMCSEVWVCLSEEQRCLPFQLVERGYDVWFGNNRGNKYSKKSVRFSPGSNEFWDFSIDQFAFHDIPDSINYVLEVTGQPSLSYVGFSQGTAQAFATLSIHPLLNQKVDVFVALAPAMAPTGLPNHFVDSLMKASPNFLFLLFGRRSILSSTTMWQTVLYPPIFVQIIDKCLDGLFNWKCRNISRWQKLAGYLHLFSFTSTKSVVHWFQIIRHKNFQFYDDEVHAPFSIVASERFYKPVKYPTRNIKTPIVLLYGGNDSLVDINVMLKELPRGITAKIIPKYEHLDFLWATDVEQQVFSHVFEALEQYSGITQLEGAVTGLINGDAGHAIAV, from the exons ATGGCGCGTGTCCCTGTGATTGGACGGCTGTTTTGGTTCGAGTATTTGGCTCTGTTCGCCTCTTTGATTTTGGTGCTGCTCGAATGGGTCATACATATTATTACATTTTGTCTTC CTGAAACGGTAATCAAGTTCTTCTACGACCGGTCGAAAACTATTTTCAACCTATTTATAACTCCTGAGGATGAAGGCAAGCGCAGTAAAGAAGAACGGATCGCCACCGCAGTCGCACAGGCCTCCGACTTCGTAGATATATGCGCTCTGTTCGGTTACCAGACTGAGGAGCATATTGTCCAGACCGGCGATGGCTACCTGCTCGGCCTCCACCGTTTGGCCTACCGGAGaggcgaggagaagatgcgCGTCaaccaagggaaagggggcgttcggaagaaggtcgtcttcctccaccatgGGCTCATGATGTGCAGTGAGGTTTGGGTGTGTTTGTCCGAAGAACAACGGTGTCTTCCCTTTCAATTAGTGGAAAGGGGCTATGACGTGTGGTTTGGAAACAATCGCGGCAACAAATACTCGAAAAAGTCCGTGCGGTTCTCGCCCGGATCTAACGAATTCTGGGACTTCTCCATCGATCAGTTTGCCTTTCACGATATCCCCGACAGCATTAATTATGTCTTGGAAGTCACGGGCCAGCCTTCTCTGTCGTATGTTGGATTCTCACAGGGCACCGCTCAAGCCTTTGCGACACTATCTATCCACCCGCTGCTGAACCAGAAGGTCGATGTTTTCGTGGCTCTTGCGCCCGCAATGGCGCCTACGGGCTTGCCAAACCATTTCGTCGACTCACTGATGAAGGCCTCGCCGAATTTCttgttccttctcttcggcCGACGTAGCATCCTCAGTTCGACGACGATGTGGCAGACGGTCCTCTACCCGCCTATCTTCGTTCAGATCATCGACAAGTGTCTTGACGGGCTCTTCAATTGGAAATGCCGGAATATCAGTCGTTGGCAAAAGCTAGCGGGCTACCTACATCTATTCTCCTTCACCAGCACCAAATCCGTGGTTCACTGGTTTCAGATCATCCGACATAAGAACTTTCAATTCTACGATGACGAGGTCCACGCTCCGTTCAGCATTGTCGCTAGCGAGCGATTCTATAAGCCGGTCAAGTACCCTACCAGGAACATCAAGACGCCCATTGTGCTACTGTACGGGGGCAATGACAGCCTTGTAGACATTAACGTGATGCTGAAGGAGCTTCCTCGCGGGATCACAGCCAAGATCATCCCGAAGTACGAACACCTCGATTTCTTGTGGGCGACGGATGTCGAGCAACAGGTGTTCAGCCATGTCTTCGAGGCTCTTGAACAGTACAGTGGCATCACCCAGCTTGAGGGGGCGGTAACGGGCCTGATCAATGGAGATGCGGGACATGCGATCGCGGTTTAG